In one Drosophila pseudoobscura strain MV-25-SWS-2005 chromosome X, UCI_Dpse_MV25, whole genome shotgun sequence genomic region, the following are encoded:
- the Septin4 gene encoding septin-5 isoform X2, producing the protein MSKTPSFDKDRDYIGFATLPEQVHRKSVKRGFEFTLMVVGESGLGKSTLINSLFLGDLYKNRQMPNVEERIEKTTRVEKKTMDIEERGVRLRLTVVDTPGFGDAINCEDSWRVCTSYIDEQFRQYFTDESGLNRRNIQDNRVHCCLYFVPPWGHSLRQMDLDLIRRLHRKVNIVLVIGKADCLNKQEVRKLKERILQDLEDNHIQLYQFPECDSDEDDDFKQQDRELKASIPFAVVGSNTILEVAGKKVRGRQYPWGVVNVEDPEHSDFIKLRTFLISTHMQDLKDTTQDVHYENFRAQCISQISQHALRERGKLKRDSISSTNGFDAAISETDRLLLQKDEEIRRMQDMLTQMQEKLKQTHLMEMKKNDSVIDV; encoded by the exons ATGT CCAAGACACCCTCGTTTGACAAGGACCGTGACTACATTGGGTTTGCCACGCTGCCGGAGCAGGTGCACCGGAAGTCGGTGAAGCGTGGCTTCGAGTTCACGCTGATGGTGGTCGGGGAGTCCGGCCTGGGCAAGTCGACGCTCATCAACAGCCTCTTCCTCGGTGACCTGTACAAGAACCGCCAGATGCCGAACGTGGAGGAGCGCATCGAGAAGACGACCCGCGTCGAAAAGAAGACCATGGACATCGAGGAGCGCGGCGTCCGGCTGCGCCTCACTGTGGTGGACACGCCCGGTTTCGGGGATGCCATCAACTGCGAGGACAGCTGGCGGGTGTGCACCTCGTACATCGACGAGCAGTTCCGCCAGTACTTCAccgacgagagcggactgaaTCGGCGCAACATACAGGACAACCGAGTGCACTGCTGCCTCTACTTTGTTCCGCCCTGGGGGCACAG CCTGCGACAGATGGATCTGGACCTGATCAGGCGGCTGCATCGCAAGGTGAACATCGTGCTGGTGATTGGCAAGGCGGACTGCCTGAACAAGCAGGAGGTGCGCAAGCTCAAGGAGCGCATACTGCAGGACCTCGAGGACAATCACATACAGCTGTACCAGTTCCCCGAATGCGACTCCGACGAGGACGATGACTTCAAGCAGCAGGACCGCGAGCTGAAGGCCTCCATTCCGTTCGCCGTCGTTGGCAGCAACACCATTCTGGAGGTCGCCGGCAAGAAGGTGCGCGGCCGCCAGTACCCCTGGGGTGTGGTCAATGTGGAGGATCCGGAGCACAGCGACTTCATCAAGCTGCGCACCTTCTTGATATCCACGCACATGCAGGACTTGAAGGACACCACACAG GATGTGCACTACGAGAACTTCCGGGCGCAGTGCATCTCACAGATCTCGCAGCATGCGCTGCGGGAGCGCGGCAAGTTGAAGCGCGACTCGATCAGCTCGACGAACGGATTCGATGCGGCCATTTCGGAGACGgacaggctgctgctgcaaaagGACGAGGAGATCAGACGCATGCAGGACATGCTCACCCAGATGCAGGAGAAGCTCAAGCAAACGCATCTCATGGAGATGAAGAAGAACGACAGCGTGATCGATGTCTAG
- the dnc gene encoding cAMP-specific 3',5'-cyclic phosphodiesterase isoform X11, producing the protein MLNKNSASSQSLPRVHSFFNMIPSIMQDDLAVTILADRDNMFSIKSQRSHGEDLIVTPFAQILASLRSVRNNLLSLTNVPASNKSRRPAQSSSGRGGNASGVQLAQGDEAYTRLATDTIEELDWCLDQLETIQTHRSVSDMASLKFKRMLNKELSHFSESSRSGNQISEYICSTFLDKQQEFDLPSLRVDDNPEVASAAAAINQQAYGVARARSPRGPPMSQISGVKRPLSHTNSFTGEKLPTFGVETPKENELGTLLGELDTWGIEIFKIGDWSCNRPLTCVAYTIFQSRELLTSLMIPPKTFLNFMTTLEDHYVKDNPFHNSLHAADVTQSTNVLLNTPALEGVFTPLEVGGALFAACIHDVDHPGLTNQFLVNSSSELALMYNDESVLENHHLAVAFKLLQNQGCDIFCNMQKKQRQTLRKMVIDIVLSTDMSKHMSLLADLKTMVETKKVAGSGVLLLDNYTDRIQVLENLVHCADLSNPTKPLPLYKRWVALLMEEFFLQGDKERESGMDISPMCDRHNATIEKSQVGFIDYIVHPLWETWADLVHPDAQDILDTLEENRDYYQSMIPPSPPPSAADDLPQDEKIRFQVTLEESDQENLAELEEECDDESEGRADAGSSTTTATAAMGGGSGGGGGGGGVAPIAGDVQNQAQQGGI; encoded by the exons CCATGGCGAGGATCTCATTGTGACGCCGTTCGCCCAAATTTTAGCCAGCTTACGTTCAGTGCGCAACAATTTATTAAGTCTGACAAATGTTCCAGCATCAAACAA ATCCAGGCGGCCAGCTCAATCGTCATCCGGACGCGGCGGAAACGCCAGTGGCGTCCAATTGGCGCAGGGGGACGAGGCCTACACACGCCTAGCCACCGATACCATTGAGGAGTTAGACTGGTGTTTGGATCAGTTGGAGACCATACAGACGCATCGCAGTGTCTCCGACATGGCATCACTCAAG TTCAAACGCATGCTAAACAAGGAGCTGTCACACTTCAGCGAGTCAAGCAGATCGGGAAATCAGATTTCCGAATATATATGCTCCACATTTTTGG ACAAACAGCAGGAGTTCGATTTACCCTCGCTGCGCGTGGACGATAATCCGGAGGTGGCCAGCGCCGCGGCCGCCATCAACCAGCAGGCGTATGGGGTTGCACGGGCCCGGTCGCCGCGCGGCCCACCCATGTCCCAGATCAGCGGAGTGAAGCGGCCACTGTCCCACACGAACAGCTTCACCGGCGAGAAGCTGCCCACCTTTGGCGTGGAGACGCCCAAGGAGAACGAGCTGGGCACTCTGCTCGGGGAGCTGGACACCTGGGGCATTGAGATATTCAAGATTGGCGATTGGAGCTGCAACCGCCCGCTCACCTGTGTGGCATACACCATATTTCAG AGTAGAGAATTACTGACCAGTCTTATGATACCACCGAAAACTTTTCTTAACTTTATGACTACTCTGGAGGACCACTACGTCAAAGACAATCCGTTTCACAATTCGCTTCATGCCGCTGACGTGACACAGAGCACCAATGTGCTGCTCAATACACCGGCTCTCGAAGGCGTGTTCACACCACTCGAGGTGGGCGGGGCACTGTTTGCCGCTTGCATACACGATGTTGATCATCCAGGATTAACCAATCAGTTTTTGGTTAACTCAA GTTCCGAGCTAGCATTAATGTACAATGACGAATCTGTTTTGGAAAATCATCATTTAGCGGTTGCCTTTAAATTATTGCAAAATCAAGGATGTGATATATTCTGTAATATGCAAAA GAAACAACGCCAAACATTGAGGAAAATGGTTATTGATATTGTGCTCTCCACGGACATGTCCAAGCACATGAGTCTGCTGGCCGATCTGAAGACAATGGTGGAAACCAAAAAAGTGGCCGGCTCTGGAGTTTTGCTGCTGGACAACTACACCGATCGTATACAG GTGCTTGAGAATCTGGTGCATTGCGCTGATCTAAGCAATCCCACCAAACCGCTGCCGCTTTACAAGCGCTGGGTGGCCCTACTCATGGAGGAGTTCTTCCTGCAGGGCGACAAGGAGCGCGAGTCGGGCATGGATATCAGTCCGATGTGCGATCGACACAATGCCACCATCGAGAAGTCGCAGGTGGGCTTCATCGACTACATTGTGCATCCGCTCTGGGAGACCTGGGCCGATTTGGTGCATCCCGATGCCCAGGACATACTCGATACGCTTGAAGAGAACAGAGACTACTACCAGAGCATGATACCGCCATCGCCGCCACCATCGGCGGCCGATGATTTGCCACAGGACGAGAAGATACGCTTTCAA GTAACTCTGGAAGAGTCCGATCAGGAGAACCTGGCCGAACTGGAGGAGGAGTGCGACGATGAGAGCGAGGGCCGGGCCGATGCCGGctccagcaccaccaccgccactgcGGCGATGGGTGGCGGGTCGGGTGGGggcggcggtggaggtggCGTCGCTCCCATAGCGGGTGACGTGCAAAATCAAGCGCAACAAGGTGGAATATGA
- the dnc gene encoding cAMP-specific 3',5'-cyclic phosphodiesterase isoform X12, which yields MLNKNSASSQSLPRVHSFFNMIPSIMQDDLAVTILADRDNMFSIKSQRSHGEDLIVTPFAQILASLRSVRNNLLSLTNVPASNKRPAQSSSGRGGNASGVQLAQGDEAYTRLATDTIEELDWCLDQLETIQTHRSVSDMASLKFKRMLNKELSHFSESSRSGNQISEYICSTFLDKQQEFDLPSLRVDDNPEVASAAAAINQQAYGVARARSPRGPPMSQISGVKRPLSHTNSFTGEKLPTFGVETPKENELGTLLGELDTWGIEIFKIGDWSCNRPLTCVAYTIFQSRELLTSLMIPPKTFLNFMTTLEDHYVKDNPFHNSLHAADVTQSTNVLLNTPALEGVFTPLEVGGALFAACIHDVDHPGLTNQFLVNSSSELALMYNDESVLENHHLAVAFKLLQNQGCDIFCNMQKKQRQTLRKMVIDIVLSTDMSKHMSLLADLKTMVETKKVAGSGVLLLDNYTDRIQVLENLVHCADLSNPTKPLPLYKRWVALLMEEFFLQGDKERESGMDISPMCDRHNATIEKSQVGFIDYIVHPLWETWADLVHPDAQDILDTLEENRDYYQSMIPPSPPPSAADDLPQDEKIRFQVTLEESDQENLAELEEECDDESEGRADAGSSTTTATAAMGGGSGGGGGGGGVAPIAGDVQNQAQQGGI from the exons CCATGGCGAGGATCTCATTGTGACGCCGTTCGCCCAAATTTTAGCCAGCTTACGTTCAGTGCGCAACAATTTATTAAGTCTGACAAATGTTCCAGCATCAAACAA GCGGCCAGCTCAATCGTCATCCGGACGCGGCGGAAACGCCAGTGGCGTCCAATTGGCGCAGGGGGACGAGGCCTACACACGCCTAGCCACCGATACCATTGAGGAGTTAGACTGGTGTTTGGATCAGTTGGAGACCATACAGACGCATCGCAGTGTCTCCGACATGGCATCACTCAAG TTCAAACGCATGCTAAACAAGGAGCTGTCACACTTCAGCGAGTCAAGCAGATCGGGAAATCAGATTTCCGAATATATATGCTCCACATTTTTGG ACAAACAGCAGGAGTTCGATTTACCCTCGCTGCGCGTGGACGATAATCCGGAGGTGGCCAGCGCCGCGGCCGCCATCAACCAGCAGGCGTATGGGGTTGCACGGGCCCGGTCGCCGCGCGGCCCACCCATGTCCCAGATCAGCGGAGTGAAGCGGCCACTGTCCCACACGAACAGCTTCACCGGCGAGAAGCTGCCCACCTTTGGCGTGGAGACGCCCAAGGAGAACGAGCTGGGCACTCTGCTCGGGGAGCTGGACACCTGGGGCATTGAGATATTCAAGATTGGCGATTGGAGCTGCAACCGCCCGCTCACCTGTGTGGCATACACCATATTTCAG AGTAGAGAATTACTGACCAGTCTTATGATACCACCGAAAACTTTTCTTAACTTTATGACTACTCTGGAGGACCACTACGTCAAAGACAATCCGTTTCACAATTCGCTTCATGCCGCTGACGTGACACAGAGCACCAATGTGCTGCTCAATACACCGGCTCTCGAAGGCGTGTTCACACCACTCGAGGTGGGCGGGGCACTGTTTGCCGCTTGCATACACGATGTTGATCATCCAGGATTAACCAATCAGTTTTTGGTTAACTCAA GTTCCGAGCTAGCATTAATGTACAATGACGAATCTGTTTTGGAAAATCATCATTTAGCGGTTGCCTTTAAATTATTGCAAAATCAAGGATGTGATATATTCTGTAATATGCAAAA GAAACAACGCCAAACATTGAGGAAAATGGTTATTGATATTGTGCTCTCCACGGACATGTCCAAGCACATGAGTCTGCTGGCCGATCTGAAGACAATGGTGGAAACCAAAAAAGTGGCCGGCTCTGGAGTTTTGCTGCTGGACAACTACACCGATCGTATACAG GTGCTTGAGAATCTGGTGCATTGCGCTGATCTAAGCAATCCCACCAAACCGCTGCCGCTTTACAAGCGCTGGGTGGCCCTACTCATGGAGGAGTTCTTCCTGCAGGGCGACAAGGAGCGCGAGTCGGGCATGGATATCAGTCCGATGTGCGATCGACACAATGCCACCATCGAGAAGTCGCAGGTGGGCTTCATCGACTACATTGTGCATCCGCTCTGGGAGACCTGGGCCGATTTGGTGCATCCCGATGCCCAGGACATACTCGATACGCTTGAAGAGAACAGAGACTACTACCAGAGCATGATACCGCCATCGCCGCCACCATCGGCGGCCGATGATTTGCCACAGGACGAGAAGATACGCTTTCAA GTAACTCTGGAAGAGTCCGATCAGGAGAACCTGGCCGAACTGGAGGAGGAGTGCGACGATGAGAGCGAGGGCCGGGCCGATGCCGGctccagcaccaccaccgccactgcGGCGATGGGTGGCGGGTCGGGTGGGggcggcggtggaggtggCGTCGCTCCCATAGCGGGTGACGTGCAAAATCAAGCGCAACAAGGTGGAATATGA